Proteins encoded within one genomic window of Panicum virgatum strain AP13 chromosome 1N, P.virgatum_v5, whole genome shotgun sequence:
- the LOC120655497 gene encoding sirohydrochlorin ferrochelatase, chloroplastic-like isoform X2, whose protein sequence is MNSIQNPARGSETFGTEDFTVGDKDAVVIVDHGSRRQESNLMLNDFVDMFRARTGYKIVEPAHMELAEPTIKDAFGKCVQQGASRVIVSPYFLSPGRHWKQDIPALAAEASKELSNIPYIITAPLGLHELMVDIMNDRIMYCLQHVAGDVDECKVCAGTGKCRLYS, encoded by the exons ATGAATTCCATACAGAATCCTGCCCGTGGGTCAGAAACGTTCGGAACTGAGGATTTCACTGTGGGGGATAAGGATGCCGTGGTCATTGTCGACCATGGGTCACGGCGCCAAGAATCCAATCTCATGCTAA ATGACTTTGTCGATATGTTCAGGGCACGAACTGGTTATAAGATCGTTGAGCCTGCTCATATG GAGCTGGCTGAGCCTACTATTAAGGATGCTTTTGGAAAATGTGTGCAACAAGGGGCATCCCGTGTTATTGTTAGTCCATATTTCCTTTCCCCTGGACGACACTGGAAACAA GATATCCCTGCTTTAGCAGCAGAAGCATCCAAGGAGCTCTCAAATATACCCTATATCATCACTGCCCCTCTTGGATTGCATGAGCTTATGGTG gatatcatgaatgaccgcATCATGTACTGCCTGCAACACGTTGCTGGTGACGTCGATGAGTGTAAAGTATGTGCTGGAACTGGAAAGTGCCGCCTCTACTCCTGA
- the LOC120655497 gene encoding sirohydrochlorin ferrochelatase, chloroplastic-like isoform X1 — protein sequence MHPVSVSLHPFTATPASVLIPRNAAVRNSINFAELGRAGRSNGNLAMNSIQNPARGSETFGTEDFTVGDKDAVVIVDHGSRRQESNLMLNDFVDMFRARTGYKIVEPAHMELAEPTIKDAFGKCVQQGASRVIVSPYFLSPGRHWKQDIPALAAEASKELSNIPYIITAPLGLHELMVDIMNDRIMYCLQHVAGDVDECKVCAGTGKCRLYS from the exons ATGCACCCAGTTTCAGTCTCATTGCACCCTTTCACTGCAACTCCGGCAAGCGTACTTATCCCAAG GAACGCAGCTGTGAGGAATTCCATCAATTTTGCCGAGTTGGGGAGAGCTGGAAGGTCCAATGGAAACCTTGCTATGAATTCCATACAGAATCCTGCCCGTGGGTCAGAAACGTTCGGAACTGAGGATTTCACTGTGGGGGATAAGGATGCCGTGGTCATTGTCGACCATGGGTCACGGCGCCAAGAATCCAATCTCATGCTAA ATGACTTTGTCGATATGTTCAGGGCACGAACTGGTTATAAGATCGTTGAGCCTGCTCATATG GAGCTGGCTGAGCCTACTATTAAGGATGCTTTTGGAAAATGTGTGCAACAAGGGGCATCCCGTGTTATTGTTAGTCCATATTTCCTTTCCCCTGGACGACACTGGAAACAA GATATCCCTGCTTTAGCAGCAGAAGCATCCAAGGAGCTCTCAAATATACCCTATATCATCACTGCCCCTCTTGGATTGCATGAGCTTATGGTG gatatcatgaatgaccgcATCATGTACTGCCTGCAACACGTTGCTGGTGACGTCGATGAGTGTAAAGTATGTGCTGGAACTGGAAAGTGCCGCCTCTACTCCTGA